A genomic region of Manihot esculenta cultivar AM560-2 chromosome 15, M.esculenta_v8, whole genome shotgun sequence contains the following coding sequences:
- the LOC110600794 gene encoding polynucleotide 3'-phosphatase ZDP isoform X4: MFNIFGLCVPIRNSTILPLLISFSTKTSIKRTAIAPFHFPKQQKYHFCFCFQDSAMPPSSKAKIVAEYAKSNRSSCKKCSQVISAKALRLGLVTRDSRGFGMTKWHHLGCFSETIESTEAIGGFASLQMHDQEALKKLVSELKNSVTEVSNASKDAIKGSTTSNLKRTFENVQEVVLEERNLKTKLANEEGELEIAFSLSDIKETYKDATLLPKWKAFQTLIFLERDDGLQDSNKIAAFDFDGCLAKTSVKRVGADAWSLMYPSIPDKLQSLYNDGYKLVIFTNESNIDRWKNKRQTAVDSKLGRVNNFIKCVKVPMQNWKEALVDSKWKGVMIEEKKALAKIETGELVTLLPGKKLFGCK; this comes from the exons ATGTTCAACATCTTCGGTCTTTGTGTGCCCATCCGAAATTCTACAATCCTTCCGCTTCTAATCTCTTTTTCCACCAAAACCTCAATCAAACGTACAGCAATCGCCCCTTTCCACTTCCCCAAACAACAGAAATACCATTTCTGTTTCTGCTTCCAAGATTCAGCAATGCCTCCTTCTTCCAAAGCCAAAATCGTGGCGGAGTACGCCAAATCGAATCGGTCATCGTGCAAGAAGTGCTCCCAAGTGATTTCTGCTAAAGCCCTGAGGTTGGGTTTAGTCACCAGAGACTCGCGAGGGTTTGGTATGACCAAATGGCACCATTTGGGTTGCTTCTCAGAGACGATTGAGTCCACGGAGGCAATCGGAGGGTTTGCGTCTCTCCAG ATGCATGATCAGGAAGCTTTGAAGAAATTGGTGAGTGAGCTTAAGAATTCTGTGACCGAG GTTTCAAATGCAAGTAAGGATGCGATTAAAGGAAGCACAACAAGTAATCTAAAG AGAACATTTGAAAATGTGCAAGAGGTTGTACTGGAGGAAAGAAATTTGAAAACTAAG TTAGCTAATGAGGAAGGTGAGCTGGAGATTGCCTTTTCACTGTCTGATATCAAGGAAACATATAAG GATGCCACGTTATTACCCAAGTGGAAGGCATTCCAGACACTCATATTTCTTGAACGA GATGATGGTCTCCAGGATTCAAATAAAATTGCtgcatttgattttgatggatGTCTTGCAAAAACCTCTGTTAAGAG AGTAGGTGCAGATGCGTGGTCCCTTATGTATCCCTCAATACCAGACAAGCTGCAAAGCTTATACAATGATGGCTACAAGCTG GTTATCTTTACAAATGAATCTAACATCGATCGTTGGAAGAACAAAAGACAGACAGCAGTGGACTCAAAACTTGGACGTGTCAACAACTTCATCAAGTGTGTGAAGGTTCCAATGCAG AATTGGAAGGAAGCTCTTGTAGATTCTAAATGGAAGGGAGTAATGATCGAAGAGAAGAAAGCACTGGCCAAAATTGAGACCGGGGAGCTTGTCACTCTACTACCTGGGAAGAAACTTTTTGGCTGCAAATGA
- the LOC110600794 gene encoding polynucleotide 3'-phosphatase ZDP isoform X3: protein MFNIFGLCVPIRNSTILPLLISFSTKTSIKRTAIAPFHFPKQQKYHFCFCFQDSAMPPSSKAKIVAEYAKSNRSSCKKCSQVISAKALRLGLVTRDSRGFGMTKWHHLGCFSETIESTEAIGGFASLQMHDQEALKKLVSELKNSVTEVSNASKDAIKGSTTSNLKRTFENVQEVVLEERNLKTKLANEEGELEIAFSLSDIKETYKDATLLPKWKAFQTLIFLERDDGLQDSNKIAAFDFDGCLAKTSVKRVGADAWSLMYPSIPDKLQSLYNDGYKLNKRQTAVDSKLGRVNNFIKCVKVPMQVFVACGYSYDRVEDPFRKPKPGMWWIMEKHFNSGISIDMDKSFYVGDAAGRIDDHSDADIKFAQAIGLKFFVPEDYFGA from the exons ATGTTCAACATCTTCGGTCTTTGTGTGCCCATCCGAAATTCTACAATCCTTCCGCTTCTAATCTCTTTTTCCACCAAAACCTCAATCAAACGTACAGCAATCGCCCCTTTCCACTTCCCCAAACAACAGAAATACCATTTCTGTTTCTGCTTCCAAGATTCAGCAATGCCTCCTTCTTCCAAAGCCAAAATCGTGGCGGAGTACGCCAAATCGAATCGGTCATCGTGCAAGAAGTGCTCCCAAGTGATTTCTGCTAAAGCCCTGAGGTTGGGTTTAGTCACCAGAGACTCGCGAGGGTTTGGTATGACCAAATGGCACCATTTGGGTTGCTTCTCAGAGACGATTGAGTCCACGGAGGCAATCGGAGGGTTTGCGTCTCTCCAG ATGCATGATCAGGAAGCTTTGAAGAAATTGGTGAGTGAGCTTAAGAATTCTGTGACCGAG GTTTCAAATGCAAGTAAGGATGCGATTAAAGGAAGCACAACAAGTAATCTAAAG AGAACATTTGAAAATGTGCAAGAGGTTGTACTGGAGGAAAGAAATTTGAAAACTAAG TTAGCTAATGAGGAAGGTGAGCTGGAGATTGCCTTTTCACTGTCTGATATCAAGGAAACATATAAG GATGCCACGTTATTACCCAAGTGGAAGGCATTCCAGACACTCATATTTCTTGAACGA GATGATGGTCTCCAGGATTCAAATAAAATTGCtgcatttgattttgatggatGTCTTGCAAAAACCTCTGTTAAGAG AGTAGGTGCAGATGCGTGGTCCCTTATGTATCCCTCAATACCAGACAAGCTGCAAAGCTTATACAATGATGGCTACAAGCTG AACAAAAGACAGACAGCAGTGGACTCAAAACTTGGACGTGTCAACAACTTCATCAAGTGTGTGAAGGTTCCAATGCAG GTTTTTGTAGCTTGCGGTTATTCCTATGATAGAGTGGAGGATCCATTTCGCAAGCCCAAACCTGGAATGTGGTGGATCATGGAGAAACATTTCAACTCTGGCATTTCAATCGATATGGATAA GTCCTTTTATGTTGGGGATGCAGCAGGGAGAATTGATGATCACAGTGACGCTGACATAAAATTTGCTCAG
- the LOC110600794 gene encoding polynucleotide 3'-phosphatase ZDP isoform X2, whose amino-acid sequence MFNIFGLCVPIRNSTILPLLISFSTKTSIKRTAIAPFHFPKQQKYHFCFCFQDSAMPPSSKAKIVAEYAKSNRSSCKKCSQVISAKALRLGLVTRDSRGFGMTKWHHLGCFSETIESTEAIGGFASLQMHDQEALKKLVSNASKDAIKGSTTSNLKRTFENVQEVVLEERNLKTKLANEEGELEIAFSLSDIKETYKDATLLPKWKAFQTLIFLERDDGLQDSNKIAAFDFDGCLAKTSVKRVGADAWSLMYPSIPDKLQSLYNDGYKLVIFTNESNIDRWKNKRQTAVDSKLGRVNNFIKCVKVPMQVFVACGYSYDRVEDPFRKPKPGMWWIMEKHFNSGISIDMDKSFYVGDAAGRIDDHSDADIKFAQAIGLKFFVPEDYFGA is encoded by the exons ATGTTCAACATCTTCGGTCTTTGTGTGCCCATCCGAAATTCTACAATCCTTCCGCTTCTAATCTCTTTTTCCACCAAAACCTCAATCAAACGTACAGCAATCGCCCCTTTCCACTTCCCCAAACAACAGAAATACCATTTCTGTTTCTGCTTCCAAGATTCAGCAATGCCTCCTTCTTCCAAAGCCAAAATCGTGGCGGAGTACGCCAAATCGAATCGGTCATCGTGCAAGAAGTGCTCCCAAGTGATTTCTGCTAAAGCCCTGAGGTTGGGTTTAGTCACCAGAGACTCGCGAGGGTTTGGTATGACCAAATGGCACCATTTGGGTTGCTTCTCAGAGACGATTGAGTCCACGGAGGCAATCGGAGGGTTTGCGTCTCTCCAG ATGCATGATCAGGAAGCTTTGAAGAAATTG GTTTCAAATGCAAGTAAGGATGCGATTAAAGGAAGCACAACAAGTAATCTAAAG AGAACATTTGAAAATGTGCAAGAGGTTGTACTGGAGGAAAGAAATTTGAAAACTAAG TTAGCTAATGAGGAAGGTGAGCTGGAGATTGCCTTTTCACTGTCTGATATCAAGGAAACATATAAG GATGCCACGTTATTACCCAAGTGGAAGGCATTCCAGACACTCATATTTCTTGAACGA GATGATGGTCTCCAGGATTCAAATAAAATTGCtgcatttgattttgatggatGTCTTGCAAAAACCTCTGTTAAGAG AGTAGGTGCAGATGCGTGGTCCCTTATGTATCCCTCAATACCAGACAAGCTGCAAAGCTTATACAATGATGGCTACAAGCTG GTTATCTTTACAAATGAATCTAACATCGATCGTTGGAAGAACAAAAGACAGACAGCAGTGGACTCAAAACTTGGACGTGTCAACAACTTCATCAAGTGTGTGAAGGTTCCAATGCAG GTTTTTGTAGCTTGCGGTTATTCCTATGATAGAGTGGAGGATCCATTTCGCAAGCCCAAACCTGGAATGTGGTGGATCATGGAGAAACATTTCAACTCTGGCATTTCAATCGATATGGATAA GTCCTTTTATGTTGGGGATGCAGCAGGGAGAATTGATGATCACAGTGACGCTGACATAAAATTTGCTCAG
- the LOC110600794 gene encoding polynucleotide 3'-phosphatase ZDP isoform X5 produces the protein MFNIFGLCVPIRNSTILPLLISFSTKTSIKRTAIAPFHFPKQQKYHFCFCFQDSAMPPSSKAKIVAEYAKSNRSSCKKCSQVISAKALRLGLVTRDSRGFGMTKWHHLGCFSETIESTEAIGGFASLQMHDQEALKKLVSELKNSVTEVSNASKDAIKGSTTSNLKRTFENVQEVVLEERNLKTKLANEEGELEIAFSLSDIKETYKDATLLPKWKAFQTLIFLERDDGLQDSNKIAAFDFDGCLAKTSVKRVGADAWSLMYPSIPDKLQSLYNDGYKLVIFTNESNIDRWKNKRQTAVDSKLGRVNNFIKCVKVPMQDLQIGKRIGNGRLHDDLYTVEGNLSLNSPRTLFGRN, from the exons ATGTTCAACATCTTCGGTCTTTGTGTGCCCATCCGAAATTCTACAATCCTTCCGCTTCTAATCTCTTTTTCCACCAAAACCTCAATCAAACGTACAGCAATCGCCCCTTTCCACTTCCCCAAACAACAGAAATACCATTTCTGTTTCTGCTTCCAAGATTCAGCAATGCCTCCTTCTTCCAAAGCCAAAATCGTGGCGGAGTACGCCAAATCGAATCGGTCATCGTGCAAGAAGTGCTCCCAAGTGATTTCTGCTAAAGCCCTGAGGTTGGGTTTAGTCACCAGAGACTCGCGAGGGTTTGGTATGACCAAATGGCACCATTTGGGTTGCTTCTCAGAGACGATTGAGTCCACGGAGGCAATCGGAGGGTTTGCGTCTCTCCAG ATGCATGATCAGGAAGCTTTGAAGAAATTGGTGAGTGAGCTTAAGAATTCTGTGACCGAG GTTTCAAATGCAAGTAAGGATGCGATTAAAGGAAGCACAACAAGTAATCTAAAG AGAACATTTGAAAATGTGCAAGAGGTTGTACTGGAGGAAAGAAATTTGAAAACTAAG TTAGCTAATGAGGAAGGTGAGCTGGAGATTGCCTTTTCACTGTCTGATATCAAGGAAACATATAAG GATGCCACGTTATTACCCAAGTGGAAGGCATTCCAGACACTCATATTTCTTGAACGA GATGATGGTCTCCAGGATTCAAATAAAATTGCtgcatttgattttgatggatGTCTTGCAAAAACCTCTGTTAAGAG AGTAGGTGCAGATGCGTGGTCCCTTATGTATCCCTCAATACCAGACAAGCTGCAAAGCTTATACAATGATGGCTACAAGCTG GTTATCTTTACAAATGAATCTAACATCGATCGTTGGAAGAACAAAAGACAGACAGCAGTGGACTCAAAACTTGGACGTGTCAACAACTTCATCAAGTGTGTGAAGGTTCCAATGCAG GACCTTCAAATTGGAAAGAGGATTGGCAACGGTAGACTGCACGATGACTTATATACAGTGGAAGGGAATTTGAGTTTGAATTCACCTCGGACTCTTTTTGGAAGAAATTAG
- the LOC110600794 gene encoding polynucleotide 3'-phosphatase ZDP isoform X1 produces MFNIFGLCVPIRNSTILPLLISFSTKTSIKRTAIAPFHFPKQQKYHFCFCFQDSAMPPSSKAKIVAEYAKSNRSSCKKCSQVISAKALRLGLVTRDSRGFGMTKWHHLGCFSETIESTEAIGGFASLQMHDQEALKKLVSELKNSVTEVSNASKDAIKGSTTSNLKRTFENVQEVVLEERNLKTKLANEEGELEIAFSLSDIKETYKDATLLPKWKAFQTLIFLERDDGLQDSNKIAAFDFDGCLAKTSVKRVGADAWSLMYPSIPDKLQSLYNDGYKLVIFTNESNIDRWKNKRQTAVDSKLGRVNNFIKCVKVPMQVFVACGYSYDRVEDPFRKPKPGMWWIMEKHFNSGISIDMDKSFYVGDAAGRIDDHSDADIKFAQAIGLKFFVPEDYFGA; encoded by the exons ATGTTCAACATCTTCGGTCTTTGTGTGCCCATCCGAAATTCTACAATCCTTCCGCTTCTAATCTCTTTTTCCACCAAAACCTCAATCAAACGTACAGCAATCGCCCCTTTCCACTTCCCCAAACAACAGAAATACCATTTCTGTTTCTGCTTCCAAGATTCAGCAATGCCTCCTTCTTCCAAAGCCAAAATCGTGGCGGAGTACGCCAAATCGAATCGGTCATCGTGCAAGAAGTGCTCCCAAGTGATTTCTGCTAAAGCCCTGAGGTTGGGTTTAGTCACCAGAGACTCGCGAGGGTTTGGTATGACCAAATGGCACCATTTGGGTTGCTTCTCAGAGACGATTGAGTCCACGGAGGCAATCGGAGGGTTTGCGTCTCTCCAG ATGCATGATCAGGAAGCTTTGAAGAAATTGGTGAGTGAGCTTAAGAATTCTGTGACCGAG GTTTCAAATGCAAGTAAGGATGCGATTAAAGGAAGCACAACAAGTAATCTAAAG AGAACATTTGAAAATGTGCAAGAGGTTGTACTGGAGGAAAGAAATTTGAAAACTAAG TTAGCTAATGAGGAAGGTGAGCTGGAGATTGCCTTTTCACTGTCTGATATCAAGGAAACATATAAG GATGCCACGTTATTACCCAAGTGGAAGGCATTCCAGACACTCATATTTCTTGAACGA GATGATGGTCTCCAGGATTCAAATAAAATTGCtgcatttgattttgatggatGTCTTGCAAAAACCTCTGTTAAGAG AGTAGGTGCAGATGCGTGGTCCCTTATGTATCCCTCAATACCAGACAAGCTGCAAAGCTTATACAATGATGGCTACAAGCTG GTTATCTTTACAAATGAATCTAACATCGATCGTTGGAAGAACAAAAGACAGACAGCAGTGGACTCAAAACTTGGACGTGTCAACAACTTCATCAAGTGTGTGAAGGTTCCAATGCAG GTTTTTGTAGCTTGCGGTTATTCCTATGATAGAGTGGAGGATCCATTTCGCAAGCCCAAACCTGGAATGTGGTGGATCATGGAGAAACATTTCAACTCTGGCATTTCAATCGATATGGATAA GTCCTTTTATGTTGGGGATGCAGCAGGGAGAATTGATGATCACAGTGACGCTGACATAAAATTTGCTCAG
- the LOC110600794 gene encoding polynucleotide 3'-phosphatase ZDP isoform X6 yields MFNIFGLCVPIRNSTILPLLISFSTKTSIKRTAIAPFHFPKQQKYHFCFCFQDSAMPPSSKAKIVAEYAKSNRSSCKKCSQVISAKALRLGLVTRDSRGFGMTKWHHLGCFSETIESTEAIGGFASLQMHDQEALKKLVSELKNSVTEVSNASKDAIKGSTTSNLKRTFENVQEVVLEERNLKTKLANEEGELEIAFSLSDIKETYKDATLLPKWKAFQTLIFLERDDGLQDSNKIAAFDFDGCLAKTSVKRVGADAWSLMYPSIPDKLQSLYNDGYKLNKRQTAVDSKLGRVNNFIKCVKVPMQNWKEALVDSKWKGVMIEEKKALAKIETGELVTLLPGKKLFGCK; encoded by the exons ATGTTCAACATCTTCGGTCTTTGTGTGCCCATCCGAAATTCTACAATCCTTCCGCTTCTAATCTCTTTTTCCACCAAAACCTCAATCAAACGTACAGCAATCGCCCCTTTCCACTTCCCCAAACAACAGAAATACCATTTCTGTTTCTGCTTCCAAGATTCAGCAATGCCTCCTTCTTCCAAAGCCAAAATCGTGGCGGAGTACGCCAAATCGAATCGGTCATCGTGCAAGAAGTGCTCCCAAGTGATTTCTGCTAAAGCCCTGAGGTTGGGTTTAGTCACCAGAGACTCGCGAGGGTTTGGTATGACCAAATGGCACCATTTGGGTTGCTTCTCAGAGACGATTGAGTCCACGGAGGCAATCGGAGGGTTTGCGTCTCTCCAG ATGCATGATCAGGAAGCTTTGAAGAAATTGGTGAGTGAGCTTAAGAATTCTGTGACCGAG GTTTCAAATGCAAGTAAGGATGCGATTAAAGGAAGCACAACAAGTAATCTAAAG AGAACATTTGAAAATGTGCAAGAGGTTGTACTGGAGGAAAGAAATTTGAAAACTAAG TTAGCTAATGAGGAAGGTGAGCTGGAGATTGCCTTTTCACTGTCTGATATCAAGGAAACATATAAG GATGCCACGTTATTACCCAAGTGGAAGGCATTCCAGACACTCATATTTCTTGAACGA GATGATGGTCTCCAGGATTCAAATAAAATTGCtgcatttgattttgatggatGTCTTGCAAAAACCTCTGTTAAGAG AGTAGGTGCAGATGCGTGGTCCCTTATGTATCCCTCAATACCAGACAAGCTGCAAAGCTTATACAATGATGGCTACAAGCTG AACAAAAGACAGACAGCAGTGGACTCAAAACTTGGACGTGTCAACAACTTCATCAAGTGTGTGAAGGTTCCAATGCAG AATTGGAAGGAAGCTCTTGTAGATTCTAAATGGAAGGGAGTAATGATCGAAGAGAAGAAAGCACTGGCCAAAATTGAGACCGGGGAGCTTGTCACTCTACTACCTGGGAAGAAACTTTTTGGCTGCAAATGA